One Halobacterium wangiae genomic window, CGTGCCACGTCGAGTGACCGTACCAAGTGAGTTCCATAGCGTACTCACCTACTCCCGATTCCCACATAAAACGTGACGGCCCGGTGGATTCTTCTCCCTCCGTGGAGACGCCCGAACATGGACGCAGACGCCGTCCGGAACAAACAGCCCTCGCGAACGCACCCCGACCGCGTCCGGAACGCCCTCCTCGCAGCAGTCGTCTTCGAACTCGCCGTACTCGCGGGGACCACCGCGAACACCTCCGGCGACCTCGAACTCGTGGTCGTCGCCGGGCTGGCAGTCAGCTTCGTGCTGGGCCTGTTCGGGTTCGCGGCGTTCCTCTACTACCTCGTGACGCTCTGAAGCCGGTCGCCCGGCCCGGAGGAACGACCCGGGCGGCGAGCGATTGCCCCGTCCCAAATCCTTACGCACGGGCGGCGGGAAGCCGGTAGCATGCACCGAATGCGATTCCGCGACCCGGCGGGCGCCGTCCGCACCGGCGAGTACGAGGACGGAACCGTCTCCTTCGGCGGGCGCTCCTACGACCCGAGCGAGGTGGACGTACTGCCGCCGTGCGAGCCCTCGAAGGTCGTCTGCATCGGCCGGAACTACGCGAAACATGCCGAAGAGCGTGGCTCTGAGGTCCCCGACCGCCCGATGCTGTTCCTGAAGCCGCCGAACGCGCTCGCCGGCCACGGCGACACGGTGACGCTGCCCGACGGCAAGGACATCGAGCACGAGGCCGAACTCGCCGTCGTGGTCGGCGAGCAGTGCCGGAACCTCGAGGAGGACGAAGCGATGGACGTCGTCGCGGGGTTCACCTGCGCGGACGACGTCTCGAACCGCACCGACCAGAGCCAGGAGCAGAACTGGGTACGCGGGAAGGCCTTCGACGGCGCGTGCCCGCTCGGGCCGGTGCTGGCGACGCCCGAGGAACTCCCCGCGGACGCGAGCGTCGAACTCCGCGTGAACGGCGAGGTGAGGCAGTCCTCCTCGATTGAGCGATTCATCTTCGACGTGCCCGAACTCCTCGCGGAGATCACGGCGTACCTGACTCTCGAACCCGGCGACGTGATCCTCACGGGGACGCCGGCGGGCGTCGCTGAGCTGACGGACGGTGACAGCGTCGAGGTCGAGATCGAAGGGGTCGGGACGCTCGAGCACGACGTGGAGCGACCGTAGCGGGCGAAGACTGGACTGTTTCTCAGACGGTGACGGTGACGGCCGAACTGTTGCCGGCGGCGCTCGCGTTCTCCACGAACGACTCGTCGCCGGCGTAGACGACGACCGTCTCATCGGTCACCGACTCCGTGCGGAAGTCGACGTCGTTGGCTGCGTCGTAGTCAGCGAACGCCTCGCGGAACTCCGTGGCCTCGCCGGCGTCGTCCCAGCGCAGCACCCACGCGTACGTGTTCGCGCCGTGGTCGCCGGAGACGTGGACGAGGCGGTCCATCCCCCAGCCGGACGACGCGGCGACGGCGCGCTCCCAGTCGAGTTCCGTGGACAGCGCCAGTCGGACGAACAGTTCGCCCTTCGTCGTCCCGCGTAGTCGCGTGAACTCGGTGTCTTCGGCGTCCAGGTCGACAGTGAGGGTCTTCGCTCGCTCCTCGTCGGGTGCGTAGCCGTGGAGGACCTGTTCGGCGGTCCGGGGTGGCCGGTCGTAGACGTCGGTGACGTCGCCGGCGTCGTCGACGCGGAGCGCGAAGTACCGCGACCCGTACTCGTAGGGAGCGATGCGCATGCGGACGTAGGCGGAGGCGTTCTTCCACCTGACGGGGACGGCCGTCTGGTCGAGACTCTCGTTCTGGTAGCGGACGCCGTACCGCTCCTGGACGTACTCGGCGGAGCCCTCGACGAGGACGGCGTTCAGGAACTGGTTGTCCCGCCGGTTGTCCAGGTGGGCGGTGGCCTCCCGGGTGAGGATGCGGGTCTGGTAGACGTGGACGAACTCGTGGGCGAGGACGTTCTCCTGCCACGCCGCGGTGACGTTCGGGTGGTCGAACAGGGTGACCCGCGTCCCGCGAGCGAATGCGCCGACGCTGACGCCACCGCTCTCGCCCGCCGACGGGTCCGGCTCGATGCCGACCAGTTTCGTGAACCCACTCGTCGACGCCCTGCCGAGAACGTCGCCGTCGGGCGGGTCCTCGACGCGCACGACGGTGCTGGGTCGGTCCGCCTGGGGGACGCCGAGCATCCGCCCGACGCGCTCGTAGACGGGCGTCGCGCGGAACGGGAGTTCGTCGGTGACCCTGACGAGTTCGGTCGCTTCCGCCGCGTCGTCGGTGGTCGTCGTCCCGTTCGTGGACTCGTTCGTCCCCGCGGGCGTCGCCGGAGCGTCCCCGGGCGCCGTGCTCGCGCCCTGCTGGGTCGGCGCCTGACAGCCCGCGGTGACGAACAGCACCGCGAGCGCGACGGCGAGCACCGGTCGCGTGGTCATGCTCGCACCTTCGGTCGGCGGTACGTAAACCCCGGGGCGCGCAAGCGGACCGTGGAAGCGCAACCCTGAAGATTAGGCTGGCCTAATACCGTCGCGAATGGAGCTGACGCGACGCGACGTCCTCGCCGCGCTCGCCGCCACCGGCGCAGCCGTCGGTGCGGGCGCGACACTCCTCGTCGAGCCCGACGGCGACCCCGTCGGCGACCACGAGGTCGAGACGCTCGTCGCCGTCGCGGGCGTCGTCTACCCCTCCGCCGTCGAGGGCGTCGAGTCGTTCGTCGAGCAGTACAGCGTCAACCGCGTCCGCGAGCGACCCGAGTACGCCGCGGGCGTCGCGGACGCCGTCGCCGCGCTCGACGATTACAGCCGGGAGTGGAACGAGGCAGACTTCGTAGCCCTCGACCCCGGGGTCCGGGAGGAGACCCTCGACGAGATGAGCGTCGACGTCGCAGATCCGGTCCCGGACGGCACCGACCGCGAGCGCGTGCGCTACTACCTCGTCAACGAGTTGCTGTACGCGCTGTTCACCACGCCGACGGGCGGCGAACTCGCGGGCATCGAGAACCCGCAGGGCCACCCCGGCGGTACGTCGTCCTACCAGCGAGGGCCGCGATGAACCGCGAGCCCTCGGAGGACGTCGACGCCTGCGTCGTCGGCGCGGGCCCCGCTGGAAGCCTGCTGGCCAACCGACTCGCGAGCGAGGGCCACAACGTCGTCGTGCTCGAGGCCGGCCCCCGCTTTGACAGCGAGAATCGGGAGCGCCGCATGGAGCGGGACATCCGGCCCGCCCACGCCCCCGACTCGGTCTGGGAGATGGGTGGCGACCGGGACGCCTACTCGGCCTCCGGGGAGCGCCACTACCCGCTGAACGCGGCGCGGGTGAAGGGTGTCGGCGGCTCCACCCTCCACTGGCAGGGGATGGTGATGCGCCTCCACGAGCAGGACTTCCGCCTCGCGAGCGAGACGGGCGTCGGCGTCGACTGGCCGCTCGCCTACGACGACCTGCGACCGTACTACGCGGCCGCCGAGGACGCGCTCGGCGTCGCCGGCGCCAGCGACAACCCGTTCGCTCCACCCCGTGAACGACCCCACCCGCTGCCCGCGTTCCCGCCGAGCCACTCGGACTCGCTGTTCGCCGAGGCCTGCGAGGAACTCGGCATCGCGACGCACTCCGTGCCGAACGCCCGACTCTCGGAGGCCCGCGACGGCCGGAGCGCCTGCGTCGGCTACGGCACCTGCCAGCCCGTCTGTCCCTCCGGCGCGAAGTACGACGCCACCGTCCACGTCGAGCAGGCCGAGAGCCAGGGCGTGCGCGTCGTCGACCGCGCGCCGGTCCAGCGTCTCGAACACGACGACGCGGGCGAACGCGTGACCGCTGCGGTGTACGCGACGCCCGACGGCACCGAACACCGCCAGGTGGCCAGCGAGTTCGTGCTCGCGGCGGGCGGCGTCGAGATCCCGCGCCTCCTCCTGCTCTCGGAGTCGGCGCAGTACCCCGAGGGCCTGGCGAACTCCTCGGGGGTCGTCGGCCGCTACTTCACGGACCACCTGTTCGCCGGCGTCGGCGGCACGCTCGACGAACCGACCCGCCAGAACCACGTCGGCTTCAACACCACCGAGAGCCACCAGTTCTACGACCGCTCCGACGACTCCCGCGGCGCCATCAAACTCGAGTTCCTCAACTACGCCGGTCCCTCGCCCGTCGAGATGGCCCTGGGCGGCGACGACTGGGGCGACGCGATGCTCGACCGCATCCGCGAGGACTACGGGACGCACGTCGCGGTGGGCGCGCTCGTCGAGCAGCGCCCGCGGGCGGCGAACCGGGTCCACCTCGACCCCGAGCGCACCGACGACCACGGCAACCCGGTGCCCGACGTCGTCTGGTCGCTCGACGACTACGAGCGCCGGACCATCGAGCGCGCGAACGAGATCCAGCGCGACATCCTCGACGAACTCGGCGCCGACGTCGAGTGGACGGTCGGCCCGGAGACCACGGGGCCGGCGTTCCACCACATGGGCACCACGCGCATGGGCGACGACCCCGAGGAGAGCGTCGTGAACGCGCGACTCCGCACGCACGACCTTGCGAACCTCACAATTGCCTCGTCGAGCGTGTTCCCCACCGGTGGCGCGATGAACCCGACGCTCACCATCGCCGCGCTCGCGCTGAAGGCCGCCGACCACGTCGCCGACCGTCTGTAGCTCAAAACTGGAGGTGCGACGTAGAGTCCGGGCCGTCGTCGTCGCCGTCGTCGTTCATCGTCCCTTCGTAGAGGAAACGGACGTCCTCGTCGGTGAGGTACACCTGACCGTCCTCGACGTCGATTTCTACGGAGGGGAGCGTGGTGTCCGCGGCGTCGCCGTTCTCGCAGTAGCCCGAACAGCTGTCGAACATCGAGCCGT contains:
- a CDS encoding gluconate 2-dehydrogenase subunit 3 family protein gives rise to the protein MELTRRDVLAALAATGAAVGAGATLLVEPDGDPVGDHEVETLVAVAGVVYPSAVEGVESFVEQYSVNRVRERPEYAAGVADAVAALDDYSREWNEADFVALDPGVREETLDEMSVDVADPVPDGTDRERVRYYLVNELLYALFTTPTGGELAGIENPQGHPGGTSSYQRGPR
- a CDS encoding fumarylacetoacetate hydrolase family protein — translated: MHRMRFRDPAGAVRTGEYEDGTVSFGGRSYDPSEVDVLPPCEPSKVVCIGRNYAKHAEERGSEVPDRPMLFLKPPNALAGHGDTVTLPDGKDIEHEAELAVVVGEQCRNLEEDEAMDVVAGFTCADDVSNRTDQSQEQNWVRGKAFDGACPLGPVLATPEELPADASVELRVNGEVRQSSSIERFIFDVPELLAEITAYLTLEPGDVILTGTPAGVAELTDGDSVEVEIEGVGTLEHDVERP
- a CDS encoding GMC family oxidoreductase — its product is MNREPSEDVDACVVGAGPAGSLLANRLASEGHNVVVLEAGPRFDSENRERRMERDIRPAHAPDSVWEMGGDRDAYSASGERHYPLNAARVKGVGGSTLHWQGMVMRLHEQDFRLASETGVGVDWPLAYDDLRPYYAAAEDALGVAGASDNPFAPPRERPHPLPAFPPSHSDSLFAEACEELGIATHSVPNARLSEARDGRSACVGYGTCQPVCPSGAKYDATVHVEQAESQGVRVVDRAPVQRLEHDDAGERVTAAVYATPDGTEHRQVASEFVLAAGGVEIPRLLLLSESAQYPEGLANSSGVVGRYFTDHLFAGVGGTLDEPTRQNHVGFNTTESHQFYDRSDDSRGAIKLEFLNYAGPSPVEMALGGDDWGDAMLDRIREDYGTHVAVGALVEQRPRAANRVHLDPERTDDHGNPVPDVVWSLDDYERRTIERANEIQRDILDELGADVEWTVGPETTGPAFHHMGTTRMGDDPEESVVNARLRTHDLANLTIASSSVFPTGGAMNPTLTIAALALKAADHVADRL